From one Triticum aestivum cultivar Chinese Spring chromosome 4B, IWGSC CS RefSeq v2.1, whole genome shotgun sequence genomic stretch:
- the LOC123089742 gene encoding uncharacterized protein (The sequence of the model RefSeq protein was modified relative to this genomic sequence to represent the inferred CDS: added 6 bases not found in genome assembly), with product MPSSPSRPPAAEEVSDDEMSDGEVPPRQSAASLVRGVANRAAPGSAGEEEEEIYNDDDDESSDYDNSYDDDDESDESGSYYEDGEEEEEEGARGDRASGRAEEEEAAPAGVGGGAEAEGSSRAATTCCICMDSWASYGAHRICCIPCGHVYGRSCLERWLRRGGNTSAKCPQCSERFKHRHIINLYSSSVHLWNDCCLKEVQATDPSLSQRTSTTMTGAQSHSLLAERHYAYMEYTRQETMAWSARFAAVEDHNTRMMTLICESMAARTVPVMEPPPPIGPQPVLLTFEEFLAQHPGTTVGIGGSFVGGDVGQGVTPESRSPVTPIHRGGGGLGGSVAASSDDLGFVGLGGGGGRPGA from the exons ATGCCGTCCTCGCCGTCGCGgccgccggcggcggaggaggtctCCGACGATGAGATGTCCGACGGAGAGGTACCGCCTCGCCAGTCCGCGGCGTCCTTAGTCAGGGGAGTGGCGAACCGCGCCGCGCCGGGCTCggccggcgaagaggaagaggagatttacaacgacgacgacgacgagagcTCCGATTACGACAACTcctacgacgacgacgacgaatccgatGAGAGCGGCTCGTACtacgaagacggcgaggaggaggaggaggagggcgcccGCGGGGACAGGGCCTCCgggcgcgcggaggaggaggaggctgcgccggccggcgtgggcggcggcgcggaggcggaggGGAGTTCCCGGGCGGCCACCACCTGCTGCATCTGCATGGATTCCTGGGCCTCCTACGGCGCTCACCGCATCTG CTGCATTCCCTGTGGACATGTCTACGGCAGATCCTGCTTGGAGAGGTGGCTGCGCCGCGGCGGCAACACGAGCGCCAAG TGCCCTCAGTGCAGTGAAAGGTTCAAGCACAGGCACATCATCAATCTCTACTCGTCGTCGGTGCATCTCTGGAACGATTGCTGCCTCAAAGAG GTCCAAGCTAccgacccgagcctgagccagcgcacgagcacgACCATGACAGGTGCGCAGTCACACTCCCTCCTAGCCGAGCGGCACtat gcctacatggagtacacacgccaggagactaTGGCGTGGAGCGCAAGATTTGCAGCCGTCGAGGACCACAACACTCGCATGATGACG CTCATTTGTGAGAGCATGGCGGCCCGCACGGTTCCTGTAATGGAACCACCACCACCTATTGGACCACAACCAGTGCTGCTTACCTTCGAGGAATTTCTGGCACAACACCCAGGGACTACGGTG GGAATCGGTGGATCATTCGTTGGTGGTGATGTCGGTCAGGGCGTCACTCCCGAGTCACGGAGCCCGGTCACTCCGATCCATCGAGGCggtggcggtcttggcggtagcgttgccgctagcagtgacgacctgggctttgTCGGACTTGGCGGTGGTGGTGGACGTCCTGGC
- the LOC123089744 gene encoding nucleolin: MPPSPPQPPPPATEEVEFEVEDASDDEAAGGEAPPLAPAPAPAPPAGGGAEASRAASGSGEAAGGEGADEEDEDEDEDDEEDDSDDEEDEDSEDEGDEDEDEDEDSDEEGYDDDDEDEDEDSDEDDDDEEDEDDEDDDEDDDE, encoded by the coding sequence atgcctccctcgccgccgcagccgccgccgccggccacggAGGAGGTCGAGTTCGAGGTGGAGGACGCCTCCGACGACGAGGCGGCGGGGGGAGAGGCGCCGCCGCTTGCCCCGGCCCCGGCCCCTGCCCCGCCGGCCGGCGGGGGCGCCGAGGCGAGCCGTGCCGCGTCGGGGTCCGGGGAGGCGGCGGGCGGAGAAGGggccgacgaggaggacgaggacgaggatgaggacgacgaagaaGACGACTCCGACGACGAAGAAGACGAGGATTCGGAGGATGAaggggacgaggacgaggacgaggacgaagactcCGACGAGGAGGgctacgacgacgacgacgaagacgaagacgaggactccgatgaggacgatgacgacgaggaggacgaggacgacgaagacgacgacgaggacgacgacgagtaG
- the LOC123090403 gene encoding uncharacterized protein — MELRSGRRLRRSPPPHGAPSRRGLGGGIDLISALPDEMLLLVLVRLRCVRAAVQTGLLSRRWRDLWTGLTDLTFRYLDPATIKAVLARFAASSTPVSTLGIHLRTRETAYHANLLLCAAALLSPRELVFTLSSSYMGDLDDRIELPCFNCTTSIKLDTERFGVRVADGEFNSLERLSLSGNNNAFSALLHRCHVLRELSITGFDSRQLSLPPTAEFLSLEKLSLNGNIVNIGTMLTRCPRLRVLSATFRGVEPCSIEAALLALEGAVALGLVVSLLGIHIDRGGYNVDANRFSSLLRAATRLSPQEVVVTHEIYGHVTIDLPCFHRATSIMMDLHYNISFTVQPTSEFSALEMLSLSGKCRVLDIGTLVTCCPRLRTLKATVVGNIIVHSTLLHELDIDRDIDTECRGIDIVTPMLKQLQLKVRAGGDIGMSISAPAVEKVLWERWYTGWPLVFGCWSLKRMRA; from the coding sequence ATGGAACTGCGATCGGGGCGTCGTCTcaggcgctcgccgccgccgcatgGAGCTCCCTCCAGGCGTGGTTTAGGCGGAGGAATCGACCTCATCAGCGCCCTGCCCGACGAGATGCTTCTCCTAGTCCTTGTACGCCTACGTTGCGTCCGTGCCGCCGTGCAGACCGGCCTCCTCTCGCGTCGGTGGCGTGATCTCTGGACCGGTCTCACCGATCTCACCTTCCGCTACCTCGACCCCGCCACGATCAAAGCAGTGCTGGCTCGCTTCGCTGCATCTTCAACACCGGTGTCCACGCTCGGCATCCACCTTCGAACGAGAGAGACCGCCTACCACGCCAACTTGCTGCTATGCGCCGCCGCACTGCTCTCGCCGAGGGAGCTGGTCTTCACCCTCTCGTCGTCATACATGGGAGACCTGGACGACAGGATCGAGCTGCCATGTTTCAACTGCACCACCTCGATCAAACTGGACACGGAACGATTCGGTGTCCGTGTGGCGGACGGCGAGTTCAACTCGCTCGAGAGGTTGTCCCTATCCGGCAATAACAACGCCTTTAGCGCCTTGCTACACCGGTGCCACGTGCTGCGCGAGCTCAGCATTACCGGTTTCGATTCGCGGCAGCTATCGCTACCTCCGACGGCGGAGTTCCTCTCGCTTGAGAAGCTGTCGCTCAACGGCAACATCGTCAACATTGGTACCATGCTCACACGGTGTCCGCGTCTGCGTGTGCTCAGTGCCACCTTTCGCGGTGTCGAGCCTTGCTCGATCGAGGCGGCACTCCTCGCACTCGAAGGGGCAGTGGCACTCGGCCTCGTTGTGTCCCTCCTTGGTATCCACATTGATAGAGGTGGATACAATGTCGACGCCAATCGATTCTCCTCTCTTCTCCGCGCGGCGACGAGACTATCGCCACAAGAGGTCGTCGTCACTCACGAGATATACGGACACGTCACTATCGACCTGCCATGCTTTCATCGTGCAACTTCAATCATGATGGACTTGCACTACAACATATCCTTCACAGTGCAACCGACCAGCGAGTTCTCTGCGCTCGAGATGTTATCCCTATCAGGAAAATGCAGGGTCTTGGACATTGGCACCTTGGTCACCTGTTGCCCACGCCTCCGCACGCTAAAGGCAACTGTAGTAGGAAACATCATAGTCCACTCGACATTGTTACATGAGCTTGATATCGATAGAGATATTGACACGGAGTGTCGTGGCATCGACATAGTAACTCCCATGCTTAAGCAACTGCAGCTAAAGGTTCGTGCCGGTGGAGACATTGGCATGTCCATCTCGGCGCCAGCAGTAGAGAAGGTCTTGTGGGAGCGATGGTATACAGGGTGGCCTCTTGTTTTTGGTTGTTGGTCGCTCAAGAGGATGAGAGCGTAG